In one window of Scyliorhinus canicula chromosome 17, sScyCan1.1, whole genome shotgun sequence DNA:
- the LOC119951839 gene encoding zinc finger protein 214-like, producing the protein MEKPWKCEDCGREFTAPSVLEIHRRIHTGERPFTCSQCGKGFIQLSDLQRHQRVHTGERPFTCSQCEKGFTYLSNLQRHQRVHTGERPFTCSQCGKRFTRLSTLQTHQRVHTGEKPFTCSQCGKRFTQLSELRSHQRVHTGERPFICSQCGKGFTQLSHLRSHQQVHTGERPFTCSQCGKGFSYSSTLRKHQQVHTGERPFTCFQCGKGFTQLSNLRTHQRVHTGRGRSPALSK; encoded by the coding sequence atggagaaaccatggaaatgtgaggactgtgggagggaattcACAGCACCGTCTGTGCTGGAAATTCATcggcgcattcacactggggaaaggccgttcacctgctctcagtgtggaaaaGGATTCATTCAATTATCTGACCTGcaaagacaccagcgagttcacactggggagaggccgttcacctgctctcagtgtgagaagggatttactTACTTATCCAACCTGcaaagacaccagcgagttcacactggggagaggccgttcacctgctctcagtgtgggaagagattcactcggttatctaccctgcagacacaccagagagttcacactggggagaagccattcacctgctctcaatgtgggaagagattcactcagttgtcGGAACTgcggtcacaccagcgagttcatactggggagaggccgttcatctgctctcagtgtgggaagggattcactcagttatcccacctacggagtcaccagcaagttcacactggggagaggccgttcacctgctctcagtgtgggaagggattcagttattCATCCACCCTACGgaaacatcagcaagttcacactggggagaggcctttcacctgctttcagtgtggtaagggattcactcagttatccaacctgcggacacaccagcgagttcacacggggagaggccgttcacctgctctgagtaaGTGA